In Methanobrevibacter ruminantium, the following proteins share a genomic window:
- a CDS encoding single-stranded-DNA-specific exonuclease RecJ codes for MTSIPPKMKERYEEARRLIESSKDIKIYSHTDCDGISSGAILTGILKKIGRQLGKDFEIEIVNLDALENVPIEHELTIFSDLGSGQPVDKNANNDSKILILDHHPPLRDIDYGNTVDYEYLEINPIFYGIDGSQEICGGGLCYLLAKEFGFTDLSWLGILAAIGDIQNGKTGKLEGLNRTILKDAEEEGLVKTITNDLSLYGRQTRPLFVALSYFSDVNLEITNDQNRSLDLLKKLGINTRNPVNDTSIRSCDLSQPDKFKLIKELINMITKEIPSRYAIHAPKLVMGESYEFDNEEKYTFLRDASEFSTAMNACVRNERPEVALKLLDLTIKRNEILSGNSVSIDIESDRAVVLDELEEISKAHRFYLAQNIKMIGESDSIVQMKNLQYFDGAGIRSNVVGTIAGMVLSQGDWRKPMIAFTQVSEENDDLKISLRCSKLLAYDGVHFGKIIRKVSQSLGGNGGGHDVACGAYIRKDQKEEFFDMMNKELEGKLVLD; via the coding sequence ATGACAAGCATACCACCAAAAATGAAAGAAAGATATGAAGAAGCTAGAAGACTTATAGAATCTTCAAAAGACATTAAAATTTACAGCCATACTGACTGCGACGGAATCTCATCCGGAGCTATCCTAACAGGAATCCTAAAAAAGATAGGCAGACAATTAGGAAAGGATTTTGAAATTGAAATCGTTAACTTAGATGCTTTGGAAAATGTTCCGATTGAACATGAATTGACAATATTTTCAGACCTTGGATCTGGACAGCCTGTTGATAAGAATGCAAATAATGATTCCAAAATACTTATTCTTGATCACCACCCTCCACTTAGAGACATTGATTACGGCAATACTGTAGATTATGAATACCTGGAAATCAACCCTATTTTTTATGGAATAGACGGTTCTCAGGAAATCTGTGGAGGAGGTCTATGCTACCTTCTTGCTAAGGAGTTCGGTTTTACAGATTTAAGCTGGCTTGGAATATTGGCAGCTATTGGAGATATACAAAACGGTAAGACCGGAAAGCTGGAAGGATTGAATAGAACTATCCTTAAGGATGCTGAAGAAGAGGGATTGGTTAAGACAATCACAAATGACTTATCATTATACGGCAGACAGACAAGACCTTTGTTTGTTGCATTATCCTATTTCAGCGATGTTAACTTGGAAATTACAAATGACCAGAATAGGTCATTGGATTTGTTGAAAAAACTTGGCATAAATACCAGAAATCCTGTTAATGACACATCAATCAGGTCTTGCGATTTAAGCCAACCAGACAAATTCAAGTTAATCAAAGAGTTAATCAACATGATTACAAAGGAAATCCCAAGCAGATATGCTATCCATGCTCCAAAACTAGTTATGGGAGAAAGCTACGAATTTGATAATGAAGAGAAGTACACTTTCTTAAGGGATGCTTCTGAATTCTCTACAGCAATGAATGCATGCGTTAGAAATGAAAGGCCAGAAGTTGCATTGAAGCTATTGGATTTAACCATAAAGAGAAATGAGATCCTAAGCGGCAATAGTGTTTCAATAGATATTGAAAGCGACAGGGCTGTTGTGCTTGATGAATTGGAAGAGATTTCAAAAGCCCACAGATTCTATTTGGCTCAAAACATCAAGATGATTGGAGAATCTGACTCAATAGTTCAAATGAAAAATCTTCAGTATTTTGACGGTGCAGGCATAAGAAGCAATGTTGTAGGTACAATCGCTGGAATGGTTCTAAGTCAAGGGGATTGGAGAAAACCTATGATTGCATTTACACAAGTGAGTGAAGAAAATGATGACTTGAAGATTTCACTTCGTTGCTCTAAGCTACTCGCTTATGATGGAGTTCACTTTGGAAAGATAATCAGAAAAGTGTCTCAGAGTTTAGGTGGAAACGGTGGAGGTCACGATGTAGCTTGTGGTGCTTATATCCGTAAAGACCAAAAAGAGGAATTCTTTGACATGATGAACAAGGAATTGGAAGGTAAATTGGTACTTGATTAA
- a CDS encoding signal recognition particle subunit SRP19/SEC65 family protein — MKDVMIWPIYLDARKSLNEGRKISKEYAISEPRIKEIVKATQKLRYKYYAEEDKAYPGEWYNKSGRVIITSDDSKKEILINLSNTIKQMRETKQSNRPNNKKGKKGKWKK; from the coding sequence ATGAAAGACGTTATGATTTGGCCGATATATCTTGATGCTAGAAAATCATTGAATGAAGGCAGAAAAATATCCAAAGAGTATGCTATCTCTGAACCAAGAATCAAGGAAATCGTGAAGGCTACTCAAAAATTAAGATACAAGTATTATGCTGAAGAGGATAAGGCTTATCCTGGAGAATGGTACAATAAATCAGGAAGAGTCATAATTACCAGTGATGACAGCAAAAAGGAAATTCTAATCAATTTATCAAACACCATCAAGCAAATGAGAGAAACCAAACAATCAAATAGGCCTAACAATAAAAAAGGCAAAAAAGGAAAATGGAAAAAATAA
- a CDS encoding glycosyltransferase family 2 protein has translation MNNLSKGGISISQFKISIIIPVYNGEKYLPITLDSVINQTIGIENLEIIIANDCSTDNTKQIIEDYKERINNETNKETIKSIHLVKNMGGAFGPRNIALDHVNGDYLMFIDSDDTYPLDACETLYNKINEYECDIAFGRYLRHYPEKNIIRKSYTPYVDNLKKPYVDYLDDLVKGSNLNGFIGSLWKNIMSRFFYGKSIKKENNEEIFIKDFKAEKNDEIAILKILPSFWSKIYRTELIRENGIKFPECISAEDLNFLLESYAKSKKGILFLNNKIVYNYFMRLEDEDKSITKNINFRLVHDSLKAYRLSSELSDEYGIRNKDLFLNPYLLNWISLWLSRENSKEENKVFLNEIEMIEHGKKNGLKYKLILKFIKVLLKIK, from the coding sequence ATAAATAATCTAAGTAAAGGAGGAATTTCTATCAGCCAATTTAAGATAAGCATAATCATACCTGTTTACAATGGAGAGAAATATCTTCCAATTACTTTAGATTCAGTTATCAATCAAACAATAGGAATTGAAAACCTGGAAATAATAATAGCTAATGACTGTTCCACAGACAATACAAAGCAGATAATTGAAGATTATAAGGAAAGAATCAACAATGAGACCAATAAGGAAACCATTAAGTCAATCCACCTTGTGAAAAACATGGGTGGGGCATTTGGTCCTCGAAACATAGCATTGGACCATGTGAATGGAGACTATCTGATGTTCATAGATTCAGATGACACTTATCCTTTGGATGCATGTGAAACATTATACAATAAGATCAATGAATATGAATGCGACATTGCCTTTGGAAGATACTTGAGGCATTATCCAGAGAAAAATATCATTCGAAAGTCATACACTCCATACGTAGACAACTTAAAAAAGCCATATGTCGATTACCTTGATGATTTGGTTAAAGGTTCTAACTTAAATGGATTCATAGGTTCACTCTGGAAAAACATCATGAGCAGATTCTTTTATGGTAAATCCATTAAGAAGGAAAACAATGAAGAGATATTCATTAAGGATTTCAAAGCGGAAAAGAATGATGAAATAGCTATTTTAAAGATCTTGCCATCATTCTGGTCTAAGATATACAGAACCGAACTGATAAGGGAAAATGGCATCAAGTTTCCAGAATGCATCTCTGCTGAGGACTTGAACTTCCTATTGGAATCGTATGCCAAAAGCAAAAAGGGAATTCTGTTTTTAAACAATAAGATTGTCTACAATTATTTCATGAGACTTGAAGATGAAGACAAGTCCATTACAAAAAACATTAACTTCAGATTAGTGCACGATTCACTGAAAGCCTACAGATTGTCTTCAGAGCTTTCTGATGAATATGGCATCAGGAATAAAGATCTCTTCCTGAATCCTTACCTATTGAATTGGATTAGTCTATGGTTAAGCCGGGAAAATTCAAAAGAGGAAAATAAGGTATTCCTTAATGAGATTGAAATGATAGAACATGGCAAGAAGAATGGATTGAAATACAAGCTAATTCTAAAATTCATTAAAGTCCTATTGAAAATCAAATAA
- a CDS encoding uroporphyrinogen-III synthase has product MVKRIAITRPKERSKAAKEFIENYGGEALIVPTLELKLENTDSLKELMGRFEELDWLIFTSVSSIDSIFKFYPDFAQTLNPDCKIATIGTKTAEVAMNKGLHINIIPKDYTAEGLIEEFKRIDLNNKIVGVPRTFSARTILPEELKNMGAEVIMAESYKSVIPDDKKDIENLIQEIIDERIDGITFTSPLTVVNLFKTAEDDQKDELVEKLSSSTLTVAIGPITGKILDDYNVKHIYPERYTVKDMIDLMFRELNNQN; this is encoded by the coding sequence ATGGTAAAGAGAATAGCTATTACAAGACCAAAAGAAAGATCTAAAGCTGCAAAGGAATTCATAGAAAACTATGGAGGAGAAGCGCTTATCGTGCCAACATTGGAATTGAAACTGGAAAATACCGATTCACTAAAGGAATTGATGGGCAGATTTGAAGAATTGGACTGGTTAATATTCACTTCAGTCAGTTCAATCGATTCAATATTCAAGTTTTATCCGGACTTTGCTCAAACTTTAAATCCTGATTGCAAAATTGCTACTATTGGCACAAAAACTGCAGAAGTAGCTATGAATAAAGGACTCCATATAAATATCATACCAAAGGATTATACTGCTGAAGGACTCATTGAAGAATTTAAAAGAATCGACTTAAATAATAAAATTGTTGGCGTCCCTCGTACATTTTCTGCAAGGACTATTTTACCTGAAGAACTCAAAAACATGGGGGCTGAAGTCATCATGGCAGAAAGCTATAAGTCAGTCATTCCAGATGACAAAAAAGACATTGAAAATTTAATTCAAGAAATCATAGATGAAAGGATAGATGGAATAACATTTACAAGTCCACTTACTGTGGTGAACCTATTCAAGACGGCTGAAGATGATCAAAAGGATGAACTTGTTGAAAAGTTATCAAGTTCCACACTTACAGTAGCTATTGGGCCAATAACTGGAAAAATACTTGACGATTACAATGTAAAGCACATTTATCCTGAAAGATACACTGTCAAGGACATGATTGACTTGATGTTTAGGGAATTGAACAATCAAAATTAA
- a CDS encoding B12-binding domain-containing radical SAM protein, translating into MKILFLNLPYEFNISRASRWPEKTKSGTLYYPYWLAYCVGVCEREGFECKLVDCITKAYSIEDTVNEVKGYEPDYIMAEITTPTCAYDYKVINSIKEAYPKAKIMIGGTHATILPDAVLNECLGIDYILRQEYDYTVGELIISDDVSNVKGVSYRVNCDGDDIAALDDVNLLADSIDFAVKHTEDREPLDDLDSLPYVSKVYEKYLNFDDYAYAFAQKPMIQIVSSRGCPNQCNFCSYPSTMGGRIYRTRSVSDLADEFEYILNELPEIKEIFIEDDTFTVNQPRVIEFCDEIKRRGLEPVWSCNTRVDLTFETMKKMKDAGCRLLVCGYESGNQEVLNEIKKGITLEQSKAFAENARKLDIKVFGCFMIGLTGDSLETIDETYKFAQSVYPDMCFFQQAVPFPGTGFYDWAKENGYLITEDYSKWLNDDGYLNCLVDYPYADHREIEKLRDNLMSKYYFSFAYIVKTFLANLDWAEFRRVMRGGTQYIVFRVKKALKRQII; encoded by the coding sequence ATGAAGATTTTATTTTTGAACTTACCCTATGAATTCAATATAAGCAGGGCAAGCAGATGGCCTGAAAAGACCAAATCAGGCACTTTGTACTATCCATATTGGTTAGCATACTGTGTTGGAGTGTGTGAAAGGGAAGGATTTGAATGCAAGCTTGTTGATTGCATTACAAAGGCATACTCAATTGAGGATACCGTCAATGAAGTGAAGGGGTATGAACCTGATTATATCATGGCTGAGATTACAACCCCTACCTGCGCTTATGATTATAAGGTTATCAATTCAATTAAGGAAGCTTATCCTAAAGCTAAAATAATGATTGGAGGAACTCATGCAACCATTTTGCCTGATGCAGTTCTTAATGAATGCTTAGGCATTGACTATATCCTTCGTCAGGAATATGACTATACAGTTGGTGAACTTATAATTTCTGATGATGTGTCAAATGTCAAGGGAGTTTCATATAGGGTGAACTGCGATGGTGATGATATTGCTGCTTTAGATGATGTTAATCTATTAGCTGATTCCATTGATTTTGCTGTCAAGCATACTGAAGATAGAGAGCCATTAGATGATTTGGATAGCCTTCCTTATGTTTCCAAGGTTTATGAGAAATACTTGAACTTTGATGATTACGCTTATGCATTTGCCCAAAAGCCAATGATTCAAATCGTTTCATCAAGAGGATGTCCAAACCAGTGCAATTTCTGCAGCTATCCATCTACAATGGGTGGAAGAATTTACAGGACAAGATCTGTCAGTGACCTTGCAGATGAGTTTGAATATATTCTAAATGAGCTTCCGGAGATTAAGGAGATCTTCATTGAGGATGATACATTCACTGTAAACCAGCCAAGAGTCATTGAGTTCTGTGATGAAATCAAAAGAAGAGGTTTGGAGCCTGTTTGGTCCTGCAATACAAGAGTGGATTTGACTTTCGAAACCATGAAAAAGATGAAGGATGCAGGTTGCAGATTGCTTGTTTGCGGTTATGAATCTGGAAATCAGGAAGTCTTGAATGAAATCAAGAAGGGAATAACTCTTGAGCAATCCAAGGCATTTGCGGAAAATGCAAGGAAATTGGACATTAAGGTGTTCGGATGCTTTATGATTGGCCTTACCGGTGACAGTCTTGAAACAATCGATGAAACCTATAAGTTTGCTCAATCAGTTTATCCTGACATGTGTTTCTTCCAGCAAGCGGTGCCTTTCCCAGGAACCGGATTCTATGATTGGGCTAAAGAGAATGGTTATCTTATTACAGAAGATTATTCCAAATGGTTAAATGATGACGGTTACTTGAATTGCCTTGTAGATTATCCTTATGCTGATCATAGGGAGATAGAGAAATTAAGGGACAATTTGATGAGCAAATATTATTTCTCATTTGCATATATTGTGAAGACTTTCTTGGCAAATCTTGATTGGGCAGAGTTTAGACGTGTAATGCGTGGAGGAACCCAATACATTGTATTTAGAGTAAAAAAAGCTTTGAAAAGGCAGATAATTTAG
- a CDS encoding DUF4013 domain-containing protein has translation MEIGEIISDAAMYPINNVKALVIYVVLGIVAFLELIITGVGLIGAGEATGLLSGGLGILGIVGIIIAIAIFALIAGYMLDVIKIAINREDNAPEIDPVRQIINGIKLFILSVIYMIIPIIVMVILSAINETLALLGLILGFILLIVFAILLVIAQCRFAKTESLGEALNIGEVINDLKEIGIVKVLAIIIIIGIISYVLSAIATGIGNFSEIIGAILSGIVTIYTTFLQSRAYGLLYSDAE, from the coding sequence ATGCTGCAATGTATCCTATTAATAACGTGAAAGCACTTGTAATCTATGTGGTGCTTGGTATTGTTGCATTTTTAGAATTAATCATTACTGGTGTTGGATTAATTGGCGCTGGTGAAGCTACTGGATTATTATCCGGAGGATTAGGGATTTTAGGAATTGTTGGAATCATCATTGCAATAGCAATATTCGCACTTATTGCAGGATATATGTTAGATGTTATTAAAATAGCTATCAACAGAGAAGATAACGCTCCTGAAATTGATCCCGTAAGACAAATTATCAATGGTATTAAATTATTTATTTTATCAGTTATTTACATGATAATTCCAATTATAGTAATGGTTATCCTATCTGCCATCAATGAAACTTTAGCTTTATTAGGTTTAATTTTAGGATTCATATTATTGATTGTATTTGCTATACTTTTAGTAATTGCCCAATGTAGATTTGCAAAAACCGAAAGTTTAGGAGAAGCTTTGAACATTGGCGAAGTAATCAATGACCTCAAAGAAATCGGAATTGTAAAAGTCCTTGCAATAATCATTATTATAGGAATCATTTCTTACGTTTTATCTGCTATAGCTACTGGAATTGGAAATTTCTCTGAAATTATCGGGGCAATTTTATCTGGTATCGTTACTATATATACTACATTCCTACAAAGCAGAGCATACGGTTTATTATATTCCGATGCAGAATAA